GATTCTACGACAAGTTCTACGTCCCGAAAAACAGACCCGTGACGATGAAATTTCTTAAAGAGGGAAAAGCGCTCAGCCACTGGGCCAAGGCGTATCGCGGGAAAGTTCTCAGGGAAACCGCCCTTCACCGCCCACAATCGATCAGCGAACTCCTTTCGCTCGACATCGAGGGGCTGAAACTCGAAGAAATACGCGAGACCAAAAAGTCCAGAGAGATCGTTTATTCCATTTGTTGAAAATCTTTTGGCGGAGTCTTGACAATCGGCATCGAAATGACTATAATTGCAGCTCCATTTCGCCAAATGCCGGTTTAGCTCAGTTGGTAGAGCAACTGATTTGTAATCAGTAGGTCGGGAGTTCGAGTCCCCCAATCGGCACCATTGTCCGGAATCGGAACGCATTATTTATTTATCAGTGTTAGACCAGATTATGGCCGTGGTGAGATACTCAAGTGGCCAACGAGGGCAGACTGTAAATCTGCTGATTTTTATCTTCGAAGGTTCGAATCCTTCTCTCACCACCATCTGCGGGAGTAGCTCAGTTGGCTAGAGCGTCAGCCTTCCAAGCTGAATGTCGCGAGTTCGAGTCTCGTTTCCCGCTCCACTGGGAGCTGAAGTACAACCATAATACTACTTCAATCATTACCTTAAAACTGTAAAAATAGTTTTTAAGCTTCCAAATACGAACGTATCATTGTTTATGCTCACGTGGCTCAGGGGTAGAGCACTTCCTTGGTAAGGAAGAGGTCGGCGGTTCAAATCCGCTCGTGAGCTCCAGTAATATTTTTGTAATATTTGAAAGCTTGAAAGCTATTTCAGCTGTTTTTTGGTATAATTCCAATTTCATTTACACATTCAGTCGGAGGACACAATGGCAAAAGAAAAGTTTACGCGTACTAAACCACACGTTAACATCGGTACAATCGGTCACGTTGACCACGGTAAAACTACTTTGACAGCTGCTATTACAGCTGTACTCGCAGTAACAAACGGTGCTGCTATGATGGACTACGATCAGATCGACAACGCTCCTGAAGAGCGCGAGCGCGGTATTACGATCGCTACATCACACGTTGAGTACGAAACAGACAAACGTCACTACGCGCACGTTGACTGTCCTGGTCACGCCGACTACGTCAAAAACATGATTACGGGTGCTGCTCAGATGGACGGCGCTATTCTCGTTGTTTCTGCAGCGGACGGCCCGATGCCACAAACGCGTGAGCACATCCTTCTTTCTAAACAAGTCGGTGTTCCTTACATCGTTGTTTTCATGAACAAAGAAGATATGGTTGACGACGAAGAACTTCTTGAGCTTGTTGAAATGGAAATCCGTGAATTGCTCAGCAACTACGACTTCCCAGGTGACGATACTCCAATCGTAGCCGGTTCTGCACTTCGCGCTCTTGAAGAAGCGAAAACTGGAACACTCGGTGAGTGGTCTGCGAAAATCCAGAAGCTGATGGCTGCGGTTGACGAGTACATCCCTGAGCCGACTCGTGAAACAGACAAAGATTTCTTGATGCCTGTTGAAGACGTTTTCTCAATCTCTGGACGTGGTACGGTTGTAACTGGTCGTATCGAGCGTGGTGTTGTTAAAATCGGTGACACGATCGAGATCGTTGGTCTTCGCGACACTCAGACAACTACCGTTACCGGTGTTGAAATGTTCCGTAAAGAAATGGAGCAGGGTGAAGCGGGTGATAACTGCGGTATCCTCCTTCGCGGTACGAAAAAAGAAGATGTTGAGCGTGGTCAGGTTCTTTGTAAGCCTAAATCAATCACTCCTCACACAAAATTCGAAGCTGAGATTTACGTACTGAGCAAAGAAGAGGGTGGACGTCATACTCCGTTCTTCAACGGTTACCGTCCTCAGTTCTACGTTCGTACAACGGACGTAACAGGTGCGATCACTCTGCCGGAAGGTACAGAGATGGTTATGCCTGGCGATAACGTTAAAATCAATGCCGAACTGATCCATCCGATCGCGATGGAAGAGGGTACTCGCTTCGCGATCCGCGAAGGTGGACGTACTGTCGGTGCAGGTGTCGTTTCTAAAATCCTTGCATAATTTCTTCCGGTCTGCGGACCGGATTTAAAGGTTAACCATGCGTGAAAATATTCACTTGGCTTGTGAAAAGTGCACACGCCGCAACTACCACACAAGCAAAAACAAAAAGACTCACACTGAAAAATTTTCAGTGAAAAAGTTTTGCAAATTCTGCCGCGAACACACCGTTCACAAAGAAGCGAAACTTTAAGTCCTTTCCCTTCGGGGATTCAACCATAGGTCAGTAGCTCCAATGGTAGAGCGCCGGATTCCAAATCCGATGGTTGGGGGTTCGAATCCCTCCTGGCCTGCCACCATTTTCGACTAATAGTGCTTGAGAGCTTTATTCGTTGGAAATGTCCCAAGGATACAATGATGAAAAACACGTTGAGCAATTACATCCACAGCGCCAAAATGGAACTGGCAAAAGTCATTTTCCCGACAAAACCCCAGGTCCGCCAGGCATTTATCGCGGTGCTGGTCGTCGTGACGTTCGTCGTTTTGTTCCTTGCGTTGGTGGACTTCATCATGTCATCAACCGTTTCGGCAATTTTGAGTTAAGGAAAGAACATGGCACATCGTTGGTACTCGATTCAAACGTATGCCGGCAGTGAGCGGAGCGTCAAAGCGGCGATCGAAAACATCATTGCCGAAAATCATCTCGAAGAGGTAATCACCGAAGTTATCGTTCCGACCGAAGACGTCATCGAAGTCAAGAACGGCAAAAAGAAGATTTCGGAGCGTTCCCTCTACTCGGGGTACGTGTTCGCGAACATGGACCTGAGTATCGATCTTCAGCATA
The window above is part of the Campylobacterota bacterium genome. Proteins encoded here:
- the tuf gene encoding elongation factor Tu produces the protein MAKEKFTRTKPHVNIGTIGHVDHGKTTLTAAITAVLAVTNGAAMMDYDQIDNAPEERERGITIATSHVEYETDKRHYAHVDCPGHADYVKNMITGAAQMDGAILVVSAADGPMPQTREHILLSKQVGVPYIVVFMNKEDMVDDEELLELVEMEIRELLSNYDFPGDDTPIVAGSALRALEEAKTGTLGEWSAKIQKLMAAVDEYIPEPTRETDKDFLMPVEDVFSISGRGTVVTGRIERGVVKIGDTIEIVGLRDTQTTTVTGVEMFRKEMEQGEAGDNCGILLRGTKKEDVERGQVLCKPKSITPHTKFEAEIYVLSKEEGGRHTPFFNGYRPQFYVRTTDVTGAITLPEGTEMVMPGDNVKINAELIHPIAMEEGTRFAIREGGRTVGAGVVSKILA
- the rpmG gene encoding 50S ribosomal protein L33, which gives rise to MRENIHLACEKCTRRNYHTSKNKKTHTEKFSVKKFCKFCREHTVHKEAKL
- the secE gene encoding preprotein translocase subunit SecE, which encodes MKNTLSNYIHSAKMELAKVIFPTKPQVRQAFIAVLVVVTFVVLFLALVDFIMSSTVSAILS